One window from the genome of Podospora pseudocomata strain CBS 415.72m chromosome 1 map unlocalized CBS415.72m_1.2, whole genome shotgun sequence encodes:
- a CDS encoding uncharacterized protein (EggNog:ENOG503P95R; COG:S), with amino-acid sequence MSHSRRELRISRPTMSPPLAATASSSSPTPSPPSQSSSRKRPSPGTPDSDSSHSSKRRKRESMEDVNARYERFGVRPPPPLTNQYRFRLFVDRINRRQWEFLPNIANQKLSYNGESISLHDLVHIFKEEFGQGSTSKLHIAAMVGGDFHPNPPAGKLKLFRPDPVAARICVRNLTPERGRAGGMRSPERTEYARHMVISFDKGKISSIYDMREEPPRISRRKLAAAKSRRVLPVPGLRPPPPPVSIDLKTFYEDYIDAINSGVEHMHQEVRPFCKTGGVTHNGVHLSVDKYINLMRDAMDHVPDLKFQVHTCAVDEGRQMIAARLEFVGTPVKSWMGASPTGDEVEWSEHVFYWLEHGKISDVISIVDWETYREGLGQ; translated from the coding sequence ATGTCGCACAGCCGGCGAGAGTTGCGGATATCGCGGCCCACCATGTCGCCGCCCTTGGCTGCCACagcgtcatcatcatcacctactccatcaccgccatcacagtcgtcatcaagaaaaagaccaTCGCCAGGGACGCCAGATTCAGACAGCTCACACAGCTCCAAAAGGCGCAAGCGGGAATCCATGGAGGACGTTAACGCCCGATACGAGCGCTTCGGCGTGaggccacctccaccattAACAAATCAATATCGATTCCGCCTGTTTGTCGACCGTATCAACAGGCGCCAGTGGGAGTTTTTGCCCAACATCGCCAACCAGAAGCTCTCCTACAATGGAGAGTCAATTTCTCTGCACGACCTTGTCCACATTTTCAAAGAGGAGTTTGGCCAAGGCTCGACCAGCAAGCTGCACATCGCCGCCATGGTCGGCGGGGATTTCCACCCAAACCCGCCAGCtggcaagctcaagctgTTCAGACCTGATCCTGTCGCGGCCAGGATATGTGTCCGGAATCTGACTCCCGAGAGGGGCAGAGCTGGTGGCATGCGCTCCCCCGAAAGGACCGAGTATGCCAGACACATGGTGATTAGCTTCGACAAGGGAAAGATCAGCAGTATCTACGATATGAGGGAAGAGCCACCAAGGATATCAAGACGCAAGCTGGCTGCTGCCAAATCCAGAAGAGTGTTACCAGTACCCGGGCTgcgaccaccacctccacctgtCTCGATCGACCTCAAGACGTTCTATGAGGATTACATCGACGCCATCAACTCCGGGGTCGAGCATATGCATCAGGAGGTCAGGCCGTTTTGCAAGACTGGGGGAGTGACGCACAATGGAGTGCACCTGTCGGTAGACAAGTACATCAATCTCATGCGAGACGCCATGGACCACGTCCCCGATCTCAAGTTCCAGGTGCACACTTGCGCCGTGGACGAAGGGAGGCAGATGATTGCAGCGAGGCTAGAGTTTGTCGGGACCCCGGTCAAGAGCTGGATGGGCGCATCGCCCACCGGTGACGAGGTCGAATGGTCAGAACATGTATTCTACTGGCTGGAACATGGGAAGATTTCAGATGTCATCAGCATCGTGGATTGGGAGACGTACCGGGAAGGGCTAGGGCAGTGA